A genomic segment from Frateuria edaphi encodes:
- a CDS encoding L,D-transpeptidase family protein, translating to MFLWSVMALLAWPAAGRVADKPFWRPELAPVGPMVMLVSLDEQRMYVYRNGVAIGASRISSGRSGHETPTGVYTILQKEREHRSNLYDNAPMPFMQRLTWDGLALHAGTLPGHPASHGCIRLPDSFAESLFEISPRGTVVVVTDQRVAPPQINHPAAIAPLGLGGAEPAPAGADGEPWPADDGGPVSVVASTHDRALYVLQSGRLIASTPLSVPEGFTVGGMLLYVRRAEAVGLAEQNGGLWSAYRVLGEGPAPAPRALARELKVPDAFGARLRERIATGTTVLVTDLPARGGQPVPYGTLLEAREAVPKAGPGHP from the coding sequence ATGTTCCTGTGGAGCGTCATGGCGCTCCTGGCGTGGCCGGCTGCGGGCCGTGTCGCGGACAAGCCGTTCTGGCGCCCCGAACTGGCCCCGGTGGGGCCGATGGTGATGCTGGTCAGCCTCGACGAACAGCGCATGTATGTCTATCGAAACGGCGTGGCGATCGGCGCAAGCCGCATCAGCTCCGGACGCAGCGGCCACGAAACGCCGACCGGCGTCTACACCATCCTGCAGAAGGAACGCGAGCACCGTTCCAACCTTTACGACAACGCGCCGATGCCCTTCATGCAGCGCCTGACCTGGGACGGGCTGGCGCTCCACGCCGGCACGCTGCCAGGCCATCCCGCCTCGCACGGGTGCATCCGCCTGCCGGATAGCTTTGCCGAGAGCCTGTTCGAGATCAGTCCGCGCGGCACGGTGGTGGTGGTGACCGACCAGCGTGTGGCGCCCCCGCAGATCAATCATCCCGCGGCGATCGCCCCGCTCGGGCTGGGCGGCGCCGAACCCGCGCCGGCGGGCGCGGACGGCGAGCCCTGGCCGGCGGACGACGGCGGACCGGTCAGCGTGGTGGCGAGCACCCACGACCGGGCGCTCTACGTGCTGCAGTCGGGCCGGTTGATCGCGAGCACGCCCCTGAGCGTGCCGGAGGGTTTTACCGTCGGCGGCATGCTGCTGTATGTCCGGCGTGCGGAAGCCGTCGGCCTGGCCGAACAGAACGGCGGACTGTGGTCGGCCTATCGCGTGCTGGGCGAGGGGCCGGCGCCCGCGCCGCGGGCCTTGGCACGCGAGCTCAAGGTGCCCGACGCGTTCGGCGCCCGGTTGCGCGAGCGCATCGCGACCGGAACCACGGTGCTGGTCACCGACCTGCCGGCGCGCGGCGGCCAGCCGGTGCCCTACGGCACGCTGCTGGAGGCGCGGGAGGCGGTTCCCAAGGCGGGACCCGGCCATCCCTAG
- a CDS encoding trimeric intracellular cation channel family protein → MIDTTRALHTLLLVLDLFGTFVFALSGALVAVRRGLDLFGVLVLSFAASSAGGITRDLLIGATPPAAIEDWRYLGVSLLAGLLTFFRYADIERMRNPMQLSDAAGLALFAVAGAQKALAYDLPPGMAALLGMLTGIGGGMLRDVLVSDIPAVLRAELYAVAALAGAGVVVLGDLLHMPPTATTLTGAGLCFGLRFMAIRYGWRLPVARPPDADRHG, encoded by the coding sequence ATGATCGACACGACGCGGGCGCTCCACACGCTGCTTCTGGTCCTGGACCTGTTCGGCACGTTCGTGTTTGCGCTCAGCGGCGCGCTGGTCGCCGTGCGGCGCGGCCTGGACCTGTTCGGCGTACTGGTGCTCTCCTTCGCCGCGAGCAGTGCCGGCGGCATCACCCGAGACCTGCTGATCGGCGCCACGCCGCCGGCGGCCATCGAGGACTGGCGCTACCTCGGCGTATCGCTGCTGGCCGGCCTGCTGACCTTCTTCCGTTATGCCGACATCGAACGCATGCGCAATCCGATGCAGCTGTCGGACGCGGCCGGGCTCGCCCTTTTCGCGGTGGCCGGGGCGCAGAAGGCGCTCGCCTACGATCTTCCGCCGGGCATGGCCGCGCTGCTGGGCATGCTCACCGGCATCGGCGGCGGCATGCTGCGCGACGTGCTGGTGTCGGACATCCCCGCGGTGCTGCGTGCCGAGCTCTACGCGGTGGCCGCGCTGGCGGGCGCCGGCGTGGTGGTGTTGGGCGATCTGCTGCACATGCCGCCCACGGCGACCACGCTGACCGGCGCCGGCCTGTGTTTCGGCCTGCGTTTCATGGCCATCCGTTACGGCTGGCGGCTGCCGGTCGCCCGGCCGCCGGATGCGGACCGGCACGGCTGA
- a CDS encoding ferredoxin, translated as MTMSASAQSCIQDCLRCYQSCQSNAAGMCLEQGGAHVAPEHMRLMLSCAEVCRTAAAVMLDQSPQHPAMCRACAEFCAACAESCAKVGGMDECVQACRTCAESCRKMAA; from the coding sequence ATGACGATGTCCGCTTCCGCCCAGAGCTGCATCCAGGATTGCCTGCGCTGCTACCAGTCCTGTCAGTCGAACGCGGCAGGCATGTGCCTGGAACAGGGCGGCGCGCACGTGGCGCCGGAACACATGCGCTTGATGTTGAGCTGCGCGGAGGTCTGCCGTACCGCGGCGGCGGTGATGCTCGACCAGTCGCCCCAGCATCCTGCGATGTGTCGCGCCTGCGCCGAATTCTGCGCCGCCTGCGCGGAGAGTTGCGCCAAGGTCGGTGGCATGGACGAGTGCGTGCAGGCGTGCCGGACCTGCGCGGAAAGTTGCCGCAAGATGGCTGCATGA
- a CDS encoding copper resistance system multicopper oxidase produces the protein MKWFHPSPTADLSRRRFVQGVAVGGAVAGFGLLRPSSARALASPGQPTVLRGTDFHLEVAETPVNYTGVVRPATTVNGSVPGPTLRWKEGTTVALRVTNRLRAPTSIHWHGILLPFQMDGVPGLAFDGIAPGETFVYRFEVRQSGTYWYHSHSGFQEQTGLFGPLVIEPAGPERYPTDRDYVVMLNDWTDEDPERIFARLKKRSDYYNFHQPAVPDFFRDAREHGLSQALAMRRMWNRMRMNPTDLSDVGGYTYTYLMNGAAPAGNWTGLFRPGEKIRLRFINGSSSTIFDVRIPGLKMTVISADGQDIHPVPVDEFRISVAETYDVIVEPQDERAYTVFAQSIDRSGYARGTLAPREGMEADVPAMDPRVWLGMRDMMGAMPMEAAGDHHGTTHAPGMAMAQSPAVHHARSEYGAGVDMRVDTPRTNLDDPGIGLRDNGRRALTYADLRSLDGPIDPREPEREIELHLTGNMERFMWSFDGLEFARARPMHFNFGERLRIVLVNDTMMNHPIHLHGMFSELEDPDGRFLARKHTINVQPAQRVSYRVSADAPGRWAYHCHLMYHMEAGMFREVVVS, from the coding sequence ATGAAGTGGTTTCACCCATCCCCGACGGCCGACCTGTCGCGCCGGCGTTTTGTCCAGGGCGTGGCCGTCGGCGGTGCGGTCGCCGGCTTCGGGCTGCTGCGCCCGTCCAGCGCCCGGGCGTTGGCCAGCCCAGGCCAGCCCACCGTGCTCCGTGGCACCGACTTCCACCTGGAGGTCGCGGAAACGCCGGTCAACTACACCGGCGTGGTGCGTCCAGCCACCACCGTCAACGGCAGCGTGCCGGGTCCGACCCTGCGCTGGAAGGAAGGCACCACCGTCGCCCTGCGCGTGACCAACCGGTTGCGCGCCCCCACCTCGATCCACTGGCACGGCATCCTGCTGCCCTTCCAGATGGACGGCGTGCCCGGCCTGGCTTTCGATGGCATCGCGCCGGGCGAGACCTTCGTCTACCGCTTCGAGGTGCGCCAGTCGGGCACCTACTGGTACCACTCGCACTCGGGTTTCCAGGAGCAGACCGGATTGTTCGGGCCGCTGGTGATCGAACCGGCCGGACCGGAGCGCTACCCCACCGACCGCGACTACGTGGTCATGCTCAACGACTGGACCGACGAGGATCCCGAACGCATCTTCGCCAGGCTCAAGAAGCGCAGCGACTACTACAACTTCCACCAGCCGGCCGTGCCGGACTTCTTCCGCGATGCGCGGGAGCACGGACTGAGCCAGGCGCTGGCCATGCGCCGGATGTGGAACCGGATGCGCATGAATCCCACCGACCTGTCCGATGTCGGCGGCTACACCTACACCTACCTCATGAACGGCGCGGCGCCGGCCGGCAACTGGACGGGGCTTTTCAGGCCCGGCGAGAAAATCCGCCTGCGCTTCATCAACGGCTCGTCCTCGACGATCTTCGACGTCCGCATCCCGGGGCTGAAGATGACAGTGATCTCGGCCGACGGGCAGGACATCCACCCGGTGCCGGTGGACGAGTTCCGCATCTCGGTCGCCGAGACCTACGACGTGATCGTCGAGCCGCAGGACGAGCGCGCCTACACCGTGTTCGCCCAGTCGATCGACCGCAGCGGCTATGCCCGCGGCACGCTGGCGCCACGCGAAGGAATGGAAGCCGACGTGCCCGCCATGGACCCGCGCGTGTGGCTGGGCATGCGCGACATGATGGGTGCCATGCCGATGGAAGCCGCGGGCGACCATCACGGAACGACGCACGCGCCTGGCATGGCGATGGCCCAGTCCCCTGCGGTCCATCACGCGCGCAGCGAATACGGCGCCGGCGTGGACATGCGCGTGGACACGCCGCGCACCAACCTGGACGACCCCGGCATCGGCCTGCGCGACAACGGCCGCCGGGCGCTGACCTATGCCGACCTGCGCTCGCTGGATGGGCCGATCGACCCGCGCGAACCCGAGCGCGAGATCGAGCTGCACCTGACCGGCAACATGGAACGCTTCATGTGGTCGTTCGACGGCCTGGAGTTCGCGCGGGCCAGGCCGATGCACTTCAACTTCGGCGAGCGCCTGCGCATCGTGCTGGTCAACGACACGATGATGAATCACCCGATCCACCTGCACGGCATGTTCAGCGAACTGGAGGATCCGGACGGGCGATTCCTGGCCCGCAAACACACCATCAACGTGCAGCCGGCGCAGCGGGTCTCCTACCGCGTCAGCGCCGACGCCCCCGGGCGCTGGGCCTACCACTGCCACCTGATGTACCACATGGAAGCGGGCATGTTCCGCGAGGTGGTGGTGTCATGA